The DNA window GGCAACATCATGCCGATCATCGACCAGCTCGTCGATGCCGGGCCGCATGCTCTGCATTCGCTTGATCCGCAGGGTGGTGTGGATATCGCCGAGGTCAAGCGGCGCTACGGGGATCGCGTCTGCCTGATCGGCAACGTCAACTGCGGTTTGATGGACACTGGCACCGACGACGAGGTGATCGAATCGGCCCGCTACGCCCTGCGCCACGGCATGCCGGGCGGTGGCTACATTTTCTCCACCAGTAACTGCATCTACACCGGCATGCCGTTGCGGCGTTACGAGCTGATCTTGGATATCTGGCGGCAGGAAGGCAACTATGCCTAAACAGGCCATCTACTCCAGGTAAATCGGGTTGGTCAGGGCGTGCACGGTCAGCGGCTGTTTCTCCGGCTCCACAAGCTGGGCGCGCACATATGGCGTTCCAGCCACCGGCACTTCCAGCGCAAAAGCCTGATCGTCGGCTGTGACAGCCTGACGCACCACGCAGCCATCCGCGGTGCACAGCTCCAGCATCAGCCCATTGCCGCCCACCACCCGTACCTGTACTGCCAGCAGCGCGCTGTCAGGACGCCCCATCGTGTCGCCCATCAGCGTCCTGCCAGCTCGCAGGTAAAGCTGCGGGCCAGCCGGGCTACCACTGAGGAAAGCGTGCCCGGCTCGCAACCCCTCCAGCAACGCCCTGGCAGTTGGGACCTCAGGGGTATAGATCCAGGTCGTCGGCGTGCCAATTCGGGCCACAGCGTTGCTCTGCAGGTTGTGCGCGTCGCTGCCGCCCACCGCCACCATCCGCCGCCCGGCCCGCAACTGAGCATCCCATAGTTCCAGAGCTGTATGGTTGAAGATTTCCCATGGCCCGTTCCAGACCTCGATACAGTGCTGGTTGAGCACCTCAGTGAATTCCCACGGCGGGCCGTAGGGGCGCGGATGGTTGCAGCTGGTCAGGAAACCCAGATCGTTGGCGCGCTGGATGGAAGCACGCATCAGTTCTGGAGTCAGTGTGCGGAAATCAATCCACTCGTCCACCCCCCAGACGTTCCAGTGGCCTTTGTACGTCGTCACCTCGCAACCAGGGATGATGGTGATGTCTTGCGGGCCAAGCTTCGCCAGCGCCACCAGGTGACTGATCGCGTTGTGATCAGTGATGGCCAGGAAATCCAGGCCCAGACCCTGCGCCTGCGCGATCAGCGCTTCCGGCGGGGAATCGCCATCGCTATGGAGGGTGTGACAGTGCAACTCGCCCCGGTACCAGCCATCGAGACGCTGCCGCAGGCGCGTCCCGGCTGTGTCCAGCGTCAACAGTGGGGGAGATACCGGCTGAGCTTCGTCTGCCATACCAAAGTAAAAGCGCAGCGTCACCCGGTAATGGCAACCCTGCGGCGCGCTCTTGTAGAAGCCCAGCAAGATGTGCCAGATGCCCGGCCACAGCGGGCCGGGTAGATAGCCGGGCGTGGCTTCCGCTGGCGTAATGAACAGTTCGCTACGTGCGCTGCCTGTCCATCCACGAAACCCCTGCCCCGGATAGGCGACGCCTCTGGAATCGAATAGACCGATATCGACCGTGTTGCCGCCAACAAGATGCGGATCCGAATCGATCGCATGGTCGTAGCTATAGGCTACCTCCAGCCGGCAGACACCTTCTGGCATCTCAAAGGGCACATGATGGTAACCGCCCGCCTGCTCAGGCGCGAAATACCCCTCCAGCACCTTTTCCACAACAACGTTGGCGCTCATACGATTCGCTCGCCATCCGGCCCGTAGAGGAACGTACGCGCCAGGTCAAGCGTCAGCCAAACCTGCTCTGGCAGCGGCGGCAATTCCTCGGTGAAAATACGCACGGAAACCAGCTGATCGCCCACCTCGACGTTGACCAGCGTCTCACCGCCCAGCGGCTGAGTGACATAGATCTTCCCCGGAATAGCCGCCGGCCCCGGCTCTGCACCGAGCGTGATATTTTCCGGGCGCACGCCCAGCGTCAGGCTATCGCCATCCTTCAGCGCCACGCGGATACGTTCCCGCAGCAGCCCCAGGTCCAGCGGGGCCTGATTGGAGTCCACCACCAGCACACCCTGCGCTATATCCAGGTGGCAGGGCAGCAGATTCATCGGTGGGTTACCGATGAACGCCGCCACAAACGTGTTCTGCGGATTGCGGTAGACGTCCAGCGGGGTACCGATCTGCATGATCTTGCCACGGTTCATCACCACGATCCGATCGGCCAGGGCCATGGCTTCCGCCTGATCATGGGTCACATAGGCCGCGGTGACGCCTTCTGTATGCTGCAAATGCTTGAGGAAGGCGCGCGCCTCCAGCCGCAACTTGGCATCCAGGTTGCTCAGCGGCTCATCGAACAGGAACGCCTGCGCCTCATGCACAACCGCCCGCGCCACCGAGGCGCGTTGCTGCTGCCCGCCGGAGATCTGGCTGGGCCGACGGTCAAGCAAATCACCGATCTGCAATCGCCTGGCCACCTCCTGAACGCGCTGGCGCAGTTCCTCCCGGGGCACACCGCGCACCTTCAGCGGATAGCCGATGTTGTCCATCAGATTCATGTGAGGATAGAGCGCATAGTCCTGAAAGACCATCGCCACGTCACGTTCCCGTGGCGGCAGGCGGGTAACTTCCCGATCGCCGATGAAAATGCGCCCGCTGTCGGGGATTTCCAGCCCGGCGATCAGGCGCAGGGTGGTTGTCTTACCACAGCCGGACGGTCCCAGCAGCGCGACCAGCTCGCCCTCTGCGATGGTCAGGCTGACACGGTCAACCGCTGTCACCGCGCCAAAGGTCTTGGTTACGTTCTCAAGCGTGATCTGAGCCATTGCGTGCCTGTCCTGTCGATTATCGTTTGATGCCGCCAAAGAAGCGGAAGCCAAAGCGCCAGTTGACAATCAGATACAACACCAGAACCGGGATGGTGTACAGAAACGCATAAGCGGCCACCAGTGTATGCACCGGCGTCCCGGCCTCGCTGTAAAACGAATAGAGCGCCACCGAAGCGGGCATGTTCTGCGGGCTGCGCAGCAATACCACCGGGATCAAGAAAGCGCCCCAGGCGTTCACAAACGCCCAGATCGCGACCACCGCCACACCGGGCCGCACCAGCGGGAAAGCGATATCGCGGAAGATGTGCAATGGCGACGCACCAAAGACCAGTGCTGCCTCCTCATACGAGCGCGGGATCGTGTCCACGAAGTCGCGCATGATGAAGATCGCCGAGGGCAGCAGGCCACCGGTCATCACCAGGATCACCCCGATGTGCGTATCGACCAGCCCCAGATGGTAAGCCAGCAGGAACAGCGGCACCATCGCCGCGGTCCCCCCTACCACCGACGAAAACAGGATCAGAACGTAGACCAGGATGTCACGTCCCGGAATGCGTGTACGCGAGAGGCCATAAGAGGCCAAAGTCGCCACTGTGGCTACCATCACCATTGCCCCGCCCGCGATGATCAGGTTGTTGACCAGCAGGGCACGCACAGCAAACGAGTTCTGGAAGACAGCCCGGAAGTTGTCGAGCGTCAACTCAGCCGGGATATGCACCGTCAGGTTGACCCGCGCGTCAAACGGCGCGGTCGCCAGCCACAACAGCGGTAGAGCAAAGAACGAGGCTGCTACAAGGGTGAACAGTACCAGGCCCAGTCGGGCTAGAGGAGATTCGTAACGGTTCATGCGCTTGCCTTTTGCCGGCGCAGCATGGCCAGATAGCCCATCGCCAGAGTCAGGTTGATCAGCATCACAACCACGGCTATCGCGCCACCTTTGCCAAACTCAAAGAACTTGAACGCGGTACGGTAGATATAAATGGACACGACTTCCGTCTTGAACGTCGGTCCGCCGCCAGTCAGCAGGTAGGGCGTGAAGACGTTGAAGGTCCACAACGTGATCAGGATCAGGTCCGTCAAAATATGGCCACGCAATAGTGGGAAGAGAATATCGCGGAACTTCTGCCACGCTGACGCGCCCACGACATCAGCGGTTTCGACATACGATGGTGGAATGGTCTCCAGCGCCGATGAGAATAGCAGAATTGAAAACGCTGAGCCACGCCATGTATTGAACAAGATGATCGAAACCAGCGGATAGCGGAACAGCCAGTCGGGACGGCCCAGGCCGAGCACCCCCAGAATCGCGTTCAGCGTGCCCTGCTCATAATCCAGAAAGGCGCTCCAGGCAAACGCCACCACCACATCCGGGATGATCCACGCCAGCACCGCCAGTGTGAAGACCAGCTCTCGTAGCAACCCCTTACGCCGGTAGAAGGCCCAGGCGATCGTCAGCCCCACCACCGCCTGCCCCAGCAGCGCTGAACCCAGCACAAACTGGATGGTGATCCACAGCGCGCTCCCGAACTCCCCCGCCCGCGCCCAGCGGTCGAAGTCGAACAACCGCGCATAGTTTTCCAGGCCCACAAAGGACGGGCTGAGCGCTGAAGCGCCCGTCAGAGTCTGGTTGGTAAAGCTCAGGTAGAAGATCCACACAAAGGGGAAAAGCAAAAAGATGACTACAAAGAACAGGGCTGGCGTCAGAAAAGCCAGGCCAACCCTGCTGGAAAAGACGCCTCGCTGTTGCTCCACAACGCACCCCTTGACAATCAAAGGGGGCCGGGCCTGTACAGGCCAGCCCGGCCCCACCGCCGAGTTGGATTCCTGTTACTGGAGCGGGATGCTCTTGACGTTCTCCTCGCCCACCAGTTCCGTGACGGCTTCCGCATAGGCCGCCATCGCTTCTTCCGGTGTCATCTCGCCGGAGACGACACGCTCGGTCATCAGCTGCGCCTGGTACGAAATCTGCGGGTAGGCAGGCAGCATCGGACGAACGGTGGTCAGCGGCAGCAGCGCCTCGGCCATAGCCGACATGACCGGGTCACCGCCAACCGGTACGTCATCGCGGAAGTTGATGCGCGGCTGGATCAGCTCCCAGGCGCGCTGGGCGTCCAGGCTGGACATGTGGGCCAGCAATTCCCAGGCCTCCACCGGATGCTCGGTATTGGGATTCAGCACCCAGCCCGTACCGCCGGAGATCGTGACAAAGTCCTGCCCACGATACCCCTTGCCCGGTTCCATGGCGGGCATCTTCGCCCAGCCAACCACCTGATTGCGGGTTGGGACATCCAGGAAGTTCAGGATGGCCGAACGCCAGAACCAGTCGCCTTCCACCAACATGCCGACACGACCCTCAGCAAACGCCTGGAACGAACGGTCACGACCGTCAGCCACCAGCTGCATCCGGGCGTCACCCAGGCCCTCATCCAGGTAGACGGTCTTGTAGAAGTTCAGCGCGTTCAGAATAGCCGGGCTGCTGACGATCCACTTGCCGTCCTCGAAGTCATACATATGCTCGCCAGCGCCCAGCAGGACCATGAACCAGCCCTGCATGGTGGTGGCTTCGCCCATCGCCGTGCCCGCGTTCACCTGCAGCGGGATTTCAACGCCGGCTTCCTTCAGGGCGCGCGCGGTGTCCAGCAGTTCCGCCCAGCTGGTCGGCTGCCAGGGCATCTCGATACCGGCTTGCTCAAAGACGTCTGTACGATAGAAGATCTGGCGCACATCGGTGCCGCTGGCGATGCCATACAGCTTGCCCTGGTAACCCAGAATGCTCTGGATGCCCGGCGTGATATGCGCCCAGCCTTCCCAGCTGGTGACCGCCTCGCCGGCGATCTCATCAAGTGGCTTCAGTAGCCCGGCTTCCACAAATTCCGGCACCCAGAAGCCGTCAAAAGCAAAAACGTCATGGCCGGCGCCGACGCCCAGGTCAAGCGCATATTGCTCTTTGAGTTGTTCGTCGCCGCCGCCAAACTCCACCAGCTCAACGACCACATTCTTGCCTTCGGCGGCCATCTTTTCCTGGAAGGTGGGGAACACGTAGGTATTCAGCCACACCACCAAGTTGTTGTTCACGCCACCCGCCACACACCGGCAGGTCATGGTCAGGCGTATCTCTTCGCCCTGCGCCAGTACAGGCGCTGCTGCCATCAGAATCAGGGCGAGAACAAGCAGCAGACTACTAAACTTCCTTGTGAGCATCTTGCTTCTCCTCGTTCTAAAACTCAAGACACAGCATTTCGGCGTTGCGAGTGCCACTGAAAAGCGTGGCTCCTGGCGCTGGCCGGGCGCAAGCACAAATGGTTTCCTGGCCCGGCAGCTCATCAATCCA is part of the Anaerolineae bacterium genome and encodes:
- a CDS encoding PHP domain-containing protein, encoding MSANVVVEKVLEGYFAPEQAGGYHHVPFEMPEGVCRLEVAYSYDHAIDSDPHLVGGNTVDIGLFDSRGVAYPGQGFRGWTGSARSELFITPAEATPGYLPGPLWPGIWHILLGFYKSAPQGCHYRVTLRFYFGMADEAQPVSPPLLTLDTAGTRLRQRLDGWYRGELHCHTLHSDGDSPPEALIAQAQGLGLDFLAITDHNAISHLVALAKLGPQDITIIPGCEVTTYKGHWNVWGVDEWIDFRTLTPELMRASIQRANDLGFLTSCNHPRPYGPPWEFTEVLNQHCIEVWNGPWEIFNHTALELWDAQLRAGRRMVAVGGSDAHNLQSNAVARIGTPTTWIYTPEVPTARALLEGLRAGHAFLSGSPAGPQLYLRAGRTLMGDTMGRPDSALLAVQVRVVGGNGLMLELCTADGCVVRQAVTADDQAFALEVPVAGTPYVRAQLVEPEKQPLTVHALTNPIYLE
- a CDS encoding carbohydrate ABC transporter permease; translation: MNRYESPLARLGLVLFTLVAASFFALPLLWLATAPFDARVNLTVHIPAELTLDNFRAVFQNSFAVRALLVNNLIIAGGAMVMVATVATLASYGLSRTRIPGRDILVYVLILFSSVVGGTAAMVPLFLLAYHLGLVDTHIGVILVMTGGLLPSAIFIMRDFVDTIPRSYEEAALVFGASPLHIFRDIAFPLVRPGVAVVAIWAFVNAWGAFLIPVVLLRSPQNMPASVALYSFYSEAGTPVHTLVAAYAFLYTIPVLVLYLIVNWRFGFRFFGGIKR
- a CDS encoding sugar ABC transporter permease; this encodes MTPALFFVVIFLLFPFVWIFYLSFTNQTLTGASALSPSFVGLENYARLFDFDRWARAGEFGSALWITIQFVLGSALLGQAVVGLTIAWAFYRRKGLLRELVFTLAVLAWIIPDVVVAFAWSAFLDYEQGTLNAILGVLGLGRPDWLFRYPLVSIILFNTWRGSAFSILLFSSALETIPPSYVETADVVGASAWQKFRDILFPLLRGHILTDLILITLWTFNVFTPYLLTGGGPTFKTEVVSIYIYRTAFKFFEFGKGGAIAVVVMLINLTLAMGYLAMLRRQKASA
- a CDS encoding ABC transporter ATP-binding protein — its product is MAQITLENVTKTFGAVTAVDRVSLTIAEGELVALLGPSGCGKTTTLRLIAGLEIPDSGRIFIGDREVTRLPPRERDVAMVFQDYALYPHMNLMDNIGYPLKVRGVPREELRQRVQEVARRLQIGDLLDRRPSQISGGQQQRASVARAVVHEAQAFLFDEPLSNLDAKLRLEARAFLKHLQHTEGVTAAYVTHDQAEAMALADRIVVMNRGKIMQIGTPLDVYRNPQNTFVAAFIGNPPMNLLPCHLDIAQGVLVVDSNQAPLDLGLLRERIRVALKDGDSLTLGVRPENITLGAEPGPAAIPGKIYVTQPLGGETLVNVEVGDQLVSVRIFTEELPPLPEQVWLTLDLARTFLYGPDGERIV
- a CDS encoding extracellular solute-binding protein is translated as MLTRKFSSLLLVLALILMAAAPVLAQGEEIRLTMTCRCVAGGVNNNLVVWLNTYVFPTFQEKMAAEGKNVVVELVEFGGGDEQLKEQYALDLGVGAGHDVFAFDGFWVPEFVEAGLLKPLDEIAGEAVTSWEGWAHITPGIQSILGYQGKLYGIASGTDVRQIFYRTDVFEQAGIEMPWQPTSWAELLDTARALKEAGVEIPLQVNAGTAMGEATTMQGWFMVLLGAGEHMYDFEDGKWIVSSPAILNALNFYKTVYLDEGLGDARMQLVADGRDRSFQAFAEGRVGMLVEGDWFWRSAILNFLDVPTRNQVVGWAKMPAMEPGKGYRGQDFVTISGGTGWVLNPNTEHPVEAWELLAHMSSLDAQRAWELIQPRINFRDDVPVGGDPVMSAMAEALLPLTTVRPMLPAYPQISYQAQLMTERVVSGEMTPEEAMAAYAEAVTELVGEENVKSIPLQ